From Marivirga harenae, one genomic window encodes:
- a CDS encoding AAA family ATPase: MAETSHWTGSEKYLCDPALAQAFHMARTLGMPLLIEGEPGTGKTELPIHYSKDRGLELEVYPVGSKSNVEQFVARFDHVKYLRDSQIEILNAQREEKGLDSKLTTGDRNPEKLQDYVVKGPAAKAYSKPNSVLLIDEIDKAPREFPNDLLYALSHRKFIMPESGEVIEVSEEDMPAIVITSNREQELPTAFKGRCIYHYIDFPDQDTMAKIIDKHHPAMDEKVVKVALDVFYHLRRLGLERAPTTREILNWLKYMSEMAPADAVKKISGLEGIGALIKTQADMERVSRMIGADERFGSNLN; encoded by the coding sequence ATGGCAGAAACATCTCATTGGACAGGATCCGAAAAATATTTATGCGATCCCGCTTTAGCACAGGCATTTCATATGGCACGAACTCTAGGTATGCCACTTTTGATAGAAGGAGAGCCCGGAACAGGGAAAACAGAATTGCCCATTCATTATTCAAAGGATAGGGGGCTAGAATTAGAAGTCTATCCGGTTGGCTCTAAAAGTAATGTAGAGCAATTTGTTGCTCGCTTTGATCACGTAAAGTACTTACGTGATTCTCAAATTGAAATTCTCAATGCACAAAGAGAGGAAAAAGGATTAGATAGCAAATTGACTACAGGTGATAGAAACCCTGAAAAATTACAGGATTATGTGGTTAAAGGACCTGCGGCTAAAGCTTACAGCAAACCTAATTCTGTTTTATTGATTGATGAAATTGATAAAGCACCAAGGGAGTTCCCCAATGATTTACTGTATGCTTTAAGCCATAGAAAATTCATTATGCCTGAATCTGGAGAAGTGATTGAAGTTTCTGAGGAAGATATGCCTGCTATCGTTATTACTTCCAATCGAGAACAAGAATTGCCAACCGCCTTTAAAGGCAGATGTATTTATCATTATATCGATTTCCCTGATCAAGACACTATGGCCAAGATTATTGATAAGCATCATCCTGCTATGGATGAAAAGGTGGTTAAAGTTGCATTAGATGTCTTTTATCATTTAAGGAGACTAGGATTAGAAAGAGCACCTACAACCAGAGAGATTTTGAATTGGTTGAAATATATGAGTGAAATGGCTCCTGCTGATGCTGTCAAAAAGATTTCCGGCTTAGAAGGAATTGGTGCACTAATTAAAACACAGGCTGACATGGAAAGAGTAAGTAGAATGATTGGTGCTGATGAACGTTTTGGAAGTAATTTGAATTAA
- a CDS encoding DUF2279 domain-containing protein yields the protein MKKNLILITILIFFLSKSSVAQNDSTRLNKKRIGISVGLTAASYTAGVLYLSEVWYKDHERVPLHFYDDNAGWKQMDKVAHAYIAYHQSRAGYEMLKWSGVNENTAIFLGGSLGFIFQLPIEIFDGLYEGYGFSWGDVYANSAGTLLFMLQQKFADEQVVKFKFSYFPTSYSKVNPRVLGENALESLFTDYNAQTYWLSVGIHKLMPNQSIPKWLNLAVGYSAGGMLSEFKNPNWISGERAPQINRYRQFFLSPDIDYTQLKSNSKLFNGILEALNLTKLPAPAVEYSTEYGWVFHFIHF from the coding sequence ATGAAAAAGAACCTAATTCTAATAACTATTTTAATATTTTTTTTATCGAAGTCATCTGTTGCTCAAAACGATTCAACCCGACTGAATAAAAAACGAATAGGGATTTCAGTGGGCTTGACCGCTGCCTCTTATACAGCTGGTGTTTTGTATTTATCTGAAGTTTGGTATAAAGACCATGAAAGGGTACCTCTGCATTTTTACGATGATAATGCAGGGTGGAAGCAGATGGACAAGGTAGCGCATGCTTACATTGCCTATCATCAAAGCAGGGCAGGCTATGAAATGCTCAAATGGAGTGGTGTTAATGAAAACACAGCTATTTTTCTGGGTGGAAGTTTAGGATTTATTTTCCAATTACCCATAGAAATATTTGATGGTTTGTATGAAGGTTATGGATTTTCTTGGGGTGACGTTTATGCGAATAGTGCAGGTACACTATTATTTATGCTCCAGCAAAAATTTGCAGATGAGCAAGTAGTGAAATTCAAATTTTCGTATTTCCCGACTAGCTACTCAAAAGTGAACCCCAGAGTTTTAGGTGAAAATGCCTTGGAGAGTTTATTTACAGATTATAATGCGCAGACTTATTGGTTGAGTGTGGGAATTCATAAACTTATGCCCAATCAAAGCATCCCAAAATGGCTAAATTTAGCAGTGGGTTATAGTGCGGGAGGGATGCTATCTGAATTTAAAAATCCTAACTGGATCAGCGGAGAAAGAGCGCCCCAAATCAACCGCTACCGGCAGTTTTTCCTATCTCCTGATATTGACTATACTCAACTTAAAAGCAATAGCAAATTGTTCAATGGGATTTTAGAAGCCTTAAATCTCACCAAACTTCCCGCCCCAGCTGTAGAGTATAGTACCGAATATGGATGGGTGTTTCATTTTATCCATTTTTAG
- a CDS encoding DUF5675 family protein, with amino-acid sequence MEFELKRTYRPSGTNGALWYDGSLICHTIELPWKDNEVNISCIPEGRYLLEKRITHERGFHLILKSVPERSWILIHPANDAQIELEGCIAPVMELTGIGKGIRSSEAMDRLLEVFEEAQEKQNHIYITIKEKSAMNILERVKKPTPKLFRKLRTVGLVLAAAGGAILGAPIALPAGLITVAGYLTVGASVLTAVSQVTVEDEEKIPPLPEIKNKGDASPR; translated from the coding sequence GTGGAGTTTGAATTAAAGCGAACCTATAGACCAAGCGGAACTAATGGAGCTCTTTGGTATGATGGATCTCTGATCTGTCATACCATCGAACTTCCTTGGAAAGATAATGAAGTAAATATCAGTTGCATTCCTGAAGGTAGGTATCTTTTGGAAAAGAGGATTACCCATGAAAGGGGATTTCATCTGATATTGAAAAGTGTTCCTGAAAGGAGTTGGATTTTAATCCATCCTGCGAATGATGCTCAAATCGAATTGGAAGGATGCATTGCACCCGTCATGGAGCTAACAGGCATTGGAAAAGGAATCCGATCGAGTGAAGCCATGGACAGGCTTTTAGAAGTCTTTGAAGAGGCTCAAGAGAAACAGAATCATATTTACATCACTATTAAAGAGAAATCAGCTATGAATATTTTAGAAAGAGTAAAAAAGCCCACTCCAAAGTTGTTTAGAAAATTGCGGACAGTCGGTTTGGTATTGGCTGCCGCAGGAGGTGCTATTTTAGGCGCACCCATCGCATTGCCAGCTGGCTTGATCACAGTTGCAGGATATCTGACCGTTGGCGCCAGTGTCCTAACTGCTGTCAGTCAAGTGACCGTTGAGGATGAGGAAAAAATTCCTCCACTGCCAGAGATAAAAAACAAAGGAGATGCAAGTCCACGGTAA
- a CDS encoding BlaI/MecI/CopY family transcriptional regulator has product MKELTRAEEQLMRHLWGLKKAYLKDIVDEYKEPKPAYTTISTVVNVLVRKGIIGFDLHGKSKHYYPLISKEDYSNHSMKGLVSDFFNNSYKQFASFFTSRKELSVEELKEIRKMIDDEIQKKNK; this is encoded by the coding sequence ATGAAAGAATTAACCAGAGCAGAAGAACAATTAATGAGACATCTTTGGGGGCTTAAAAAAGCTTATTTAAAAGATATAGTTGATGAATATAAAGAACCTAAACCAGCTTATACAACTATAAGTACCGTAGTGAATGTTTTGGTGAGAAAAGGTATTATTGGTTTTGATTTACATGGAAAGTCCAAACATTATTATCCTCTCATTAGCAAAGAAGATTATTCCAATCATTCAATGAAAGGATTGGTTAGTGATTTTTTCAACAATTCGTATAAGCAATTTGCTTCATTTTTTACATCTCGTAAGGAATTGTCGGTGGAGGAGTTGAAAGAAATTAGGAAAATGATTGATGATGAAATCCAAAAGAAAAACAAATGA
- a CDS encoding N-acetylmuramoyl-L-alanine amidase — MNAILIYLLKVIAIQAVFYLIYTLIFHKSGRHSINRFYLIFTLAIGFLIPFMSIPKFQSYEPYLEVDKPIWYELSDLAEFSNTEAELIPVERINQSDFTTELIVAGISLISLLFLMKLIYSHFELIRLKRQSKEISKNGHRIYCSQIESPFSYFKSIFIPKSLLDSTSFDTIMEHELVHVKKLHSIDRVLMEVILSIFWFNPLLYLFRNRLIETHEFQADAEVIALQQDPIAYQEILFQQINAQKVISSANYFKLNTIKTRIKMMNKNQKLSKWHYLFILPLMVFLIFSFSSREGEEFVAPLKNDVSDVFDYVVNLSDSYTPSIFPLKDAEGVKLTASFGKRIHPILQVERMHEGIDLKTYKGNPVLATADGIVVEAGIINEISWGKIIRISHNGIFETVYAHLSDIEVKSGDKVKRGDIIGKAGTTGESTGPHLHYEVKELNKGFLNPVDFINDFDFKRYTSIEKKDIIKLGKPNQKLKVVIDPGHGGRDQGIVSSNLSESEIALMVANQVFENFKSSDEVEITLTRDKDELLSLKDRVSKSEGADLFISLHMELHEDEEEEMMTAIYNYQSEHSAASQYFGELLSKEFEEINRKFKVGYTEGNYVLKNAMSPAVLYNIGYFSNSESERYLNSEKGMKEIAQELSDAIMASKY; from the coding sequence ATGAACGCAATATTAATTTATCTTCTTAAAGTGATTGCTATCCAGGCTGTCTTCTATTTGATTTATACATTGATTTTTCATAAAAGTGGAAGACATAGCATCAACAGATTTTATTTAATCTTTACGTTAGCTATTGGTTTTTTAATTCCATTTATGTCGATTCCGAAATTTCAATCCTATGAACCTTATCTGGAAGTTGATAAACCTATTTGGTATGAACTGTCAGACTTGGCTGAATTTTCCAATACAGAAGCTGAACTAATACCAGTTGAAAGAATAAATCAATCAGATTTTACTACCGAATTGATTGTTGCTGGAATTTCATTGATCAGTCTTCTATTTTTAATGAAGTTGATATATAGTCATTTTGAACTCATTAGGTTAAAGAGACAATCTAAAGAAATTAGTAAAAATGGGCATAGGATTTATTGTAGTCAAATTGAAAGCCCTTTCAGCTATTTTAAATCTATATTTATTCCGAAGAGCTTACTAGATTCGACTTCATTTGACACCATTATGGAGCATGAATTGGTTCATGTCAAAAAGCTACATTCAATAGATAGGGTATTGATGGAAGTCATACTGTCCATATTTTGGTTCAATCCTTTGCTCTATTTATTTAGGAACAGATTAATCGAAACTCATGAATTTCAAGCTGATGCAGAAGTGATAGCCTTGCAGCAAGATCCCATTGCTTATCAAGAAATACTATTCCAACAAATTAATGCACAAAAAGTAATTTCTTCTGCAAACTATTTCAAATTGAACACCATTAAAACCAGAATCAAAATGATGAACAAAAACCAAAAATTATCGAAATGGCATTATCTATTCATATTGCCGCTTATGGTCTTTCTGATCTTTTCATTTTCAAGCAGAGAAGGTGAGGAATTTGTAGCTCCTTTAAAAAACGATGTCTCAGATGTATTTGACTATGTTGTCAATCTATCAGATAGTTATACACCTTCTATTTTTCCACTAAAAGATGCAGAAGGTGTAAAACTCACCGCAAGTTTTGGAAAGCGAATCCATCCCATTTTACAAGTAGAAAGAATGCATGAGGGAATAGATTTAAAGACCTACAAGGGCAATCCAGTTTTGGCAACAGCAGATGGGATTGTGGTGGAAGCCGGGATTATCAATGAAATATCCTGGGGTAAAATTATTAGAATTAGCCATAATGGGATTTTCGAAACAGTTTATGCTCATTTGTCTGATATTGAAGTGAAATCTGGTGATAAGGTCAAAAGAGGAGACATCATAGGAAAGGCAGGGACAACAGGAGAATCTACTGGCCCTCATCTCCATTATGAGGTTAAAGAACTTAATAAAGGATTTTTGAACCCTGTCGATTTTATAAATGACTTTGATTTCAAAAGGTATACTTCAATTGAAAAGAAGGATATTATAAAATTAGGTAAGCCCAATCAAAAACTGAAAGTAGTAATAGATCCTGGCCACGGAGGCAGAGACCAAGGTATTGTTTCTTCAAATCTTTCTGAGAGTGAAATAGCTTTAATGGTTGCAAATCAGGTATTTGAAAATTTCAAGAGTTCTGATGAGGTGGAAATTACCTTGACTAGAGATAAAGATGAGCTCCTGAGTCTTAAAGATAGGGTCAGCAAGTCAGAAGGTGCTGATTTATTTATTTCGCTTCATATGGAATTGCATGAAGATGAAGAAGAAGAGATGATGACTGCTATTTACAATTATCAAAGTGAACATTCAGCTGCATCTCAATATTTTGGAGAATTATTATCGAAGGAATTTGAAGAAATAAATAGAAAGTTTAAAGTAGGATATACGGAGGGAAACTATGTTTTAAAAAATGCAATGAGTCCCGCAGTATTGTATAATATTGGTTATTTTTCAAATTCAGAATCTGAAAGATATTTAAACTCAGAAAAAGGAATGAAGGAAATTGCTCAAGAATTGTCGGATGCCATAATGGCCTCAAAATATTAA
- the cap12 gene encoding CBASS system CD-NTase-associated NAD(+) hydrolase Cap12 has translation MRKKRIFIGSSSEELKLANSAKVILERDFEVTIWNDSVWDSSIFKINNNFLNDLLKASLQFDFGILLGTTDDKVEYRESIVMQPRDNVLFELGLFIGRLGLSKCAFVVDKELKVLSDISGISLARFEKGEVSSFTTAISQVGEMFKNQIDSDINFFPSSTLASVYFENLISPTCKFIIENGGFEEDRKKYPECKIQIIIPKRLNSDVNLQFEQLKRGFKTKSVSFNYAGRPRFINLETEIKDGKLIFIDFPTVLSGINYAISNLLPQDFNQMSADYDQIINRELERFIYSIKQLALRSGFDDFLEIKREEIK, from the coding sequence ATGAGAAAGAAAAGAATTTTTATTGGTTCTTCTTCAGAAGAATTAAAACTTGCCAATTCCGCAAAAGTAATTCTTGAGAGAGATTTTGAAGTAACTATTTGGAATGATAGTGTTTGGGATTCATCTATATTCAAAATAAATAATAATTTTCTAAATGACTTACTTAAGGCCTCTCTGCAATTTGACTTTGGCATTTTGTTAGGTACAACAGATGATAAAGTAGAATATAGAGAAAGTATTGTAATGCAACCTAGAGACAATGTTTTATTCGAATTAGGTCTTTTTATTGGCCGACTTGGACTTTCAAAATGTGCATTTGTGGTGGATAAAGAATTAAAAGTTCTTTCAGATATATCAGGGATTTCACTAGCTAGATTTGAAAAAGGAGAGGTCTCAAGTTTTACCACAGCAATTTCTCAAGTTGGAGAAATGTTTAAAAACCAAATTGATTCGGATATAAATTTCTTTCCTTCTTCTACACTTGCTTCAGTCTATTTTGAAAACCTCATTTCCCCAACATGTAAATTTATTATTGAAAATGGAGGATTTGAAGAAGATAGAAAGAAATACCCCGAATGTAAGATTCAAATCATCATACCTAAAAGACTAAATTCTGATGTTAACCTACAGTTTGAACAATTAAAGAGAGGGTTTAAGACTAAATCTGTATCATTTAATTATGCTGGAAGACCTAGATTTATTAACCTAGAAACAGAAATTAAAGATGGGAAACTTATCTTTATTGATTTCCCAACAGTTCTTTCAGGAATAAATTATGCGATTTCAAATTTACTTCCACAAGATTTTAACCAAATGAGTGCCGATTATGACCAAATAATTAATAGAGAGTTAGAAAGATTCATTTATTCTATTAAACAACTTGCTTTAAGAAGCGGCTTTGATGACTTTCTAGAAATTAAAAGAGAAGAAATAAAATAA
- a CDS encoding OmpA family protein, whose translation MQKILIGLLILCFTTVAMAQKRKLPATLSNWDGNEYAPKLTADGRTIIYMSDYTDSGDPEIFMSSATGTSWERGMPIQIPNKDMIPFGSYNLSYEGDQLIYSSRKGPNIGGYDILFQQKKGSNWAPAINHGKPLNSPLHEMDPTLSADGKTLYFSRCETLDPVDGNCKLFSAEYLGDVYWKEPQEIQIDLASSSFVNPVILPDNKTIYFAALNSNGNYDFYMSRKENDSWSKAVPMDFLNTSAHDRYIGVTALGDVAYIHEKGERGYDLYMVKVPEEFQPAKVYYLEGTVTNLPAKALVKATDLESGEELARLILGSDEKTFGIYLPENHQVDFYIETKEQGFGYYSEFLNLDSMQSSKKVVKDITLPTLQRGELFPISIRFKDYTSDFAIGAEEELARLITLMKQNRGFEFKMEIYQQSITESEQYADSLPEIRYDTVLVDYNQIDTLATETSIQSEVDSTALEEKPTTEIVSIYHNDLTQKRADAIKAYLLDKGVPEDMFSVSGMGESRELDYSDIEEAKNSKVVFRLE comes from the coding sequence ATGCAAAAAATACTTATCGGCTTGTTGATCCTCTGCTTCACTACCGTAGCTATGGCTCAAAAAAGGAAGCTGCCAGCTACTCTTTCGAACTGGGATGGTAACGAATATGCACCAAAGCTTACGGCTGATGGACGCACCATCATCTATATGTCTGATTATACAGATTCGGGAGACCCAGAAATTTTTATGAGCAGTGCAACAGGCACTAGCTGGGAAAGGGGAATGCCTATTCAAATCCCCAATAAAGACATGATTCCTTTTGGTTCATATAATTTATCATACGAGGGTGATCAACTGATTTATTCATCCCGTAAAGGGCCAAATATTGGCGGCTATGATATTCTCTTTCAACAAAAAAAGGGAAGCAACTGGGCTCCAGCAATTAATCACGGAAAGCCACTAAATTCTCCCTTGCATGAGATGGATCCAACGCTTTCGGCCGATGGAAAAACCTTATATTTTAGTCGTTGTGAAACATTAGATCCAGTTGACGGCAACTGTAAACTGTTTTCAGCTGAGTATTTGGGAGATGTTTATTGGAAAGAGCCACAAGAGATCCAGATAGATTTAGCCTCGTCATCCTTCGTTAATCCTGTGATCTTGCCCGATAATAAAACTATATATTTTGCTGCACTTAACAGCAACGGCAACTATGATTTTTACATGAGCCGAAAGGAAAACGATAGCTGGAGTAAAGCTGTGCCCATGGACTTTTTGAATACAAGTGCCCATGACCGTTATATAGGTGTTACGGCTTTAGGCGATGTAGCTTACATCCACGAAAAAGGTGAAAGAGGTTATGATCTATATATGGTTAAAGTTCCGGAGGAATTTCAACCCGCTAAGGTGTACTATTTAGAAGGAACTGTCACCAATCTTCCAGCAAAAGCATTAGTTAAGGCAACTGATCTGGAATCAGGTGAAGAACTAGCTCGTTTAATACTCGGTTCTGACGAAAAGACATTTGGAATCTATTTACCGGAGAATCATCAGGTTGATTTTTACATTGAAACCAAAGAGCAGGGCTTTGGCTATTATAGTGAGTTTTTGAATCTGGACAGTATGCAATCTTCTAAAAAGGTGGTGAAAGATATTACTCTCCCCACTTTACAAAGGGGTGAGCTATTTCCAATCTCTATTCGATTCAAAGATTATACTTCTGATTTCGCAATCGGTGCGGAAGAAGAGCTGGCCCGATTGATTACACTAATGAAGCAAAACAGGGGCTTCGAGTTTAAGATGGAGATTTATCAGCAAAGCATCACCGAATCGGAGCAGTATGCAGATAGTCTTCCGGAAATTCGTTACGACACCGTTTTAGTAGACTATAATCAAATTGATACTCTTGCAACAGAGACTAGCATTCAATCTGAAGTTGATAGCACGGCTTTAGAAGAAAAACCGACAACGGAAATTGTATCCATCTACCACAATGATTTAACCCAAAAGAGAGCTGATGCCATTAAAGCCTATTTGCTCGACAAAGGAGTGCCGGAAGATATGTTTAGCGTGAGTGGAATGGGCGAAAGTCGTGAGCTGGATTATTCAGATATAGAAGAAGCAAAAAACAGTAAAGTAGTATTTCGATTGGAGTAG
- a CDS encoding MASE1 domain-containing protein: protein MQLKAIVKYKQDLIILFVAMGYFFFARLGYFLVFEDIYILPTWPPSGLALAFLILLGRKAWPGITIGALLANILAYWNTGDLSSDSVILLSSVIAAGHTLEALLGNFLIEKWIQKDQLFSKSIHVFRFLGVGFIIALVSAIIGTGALYYQGLVSTDEFLTRFVTWWVGNLVGILLFTPFILSFKEPISRDFKRGHLLEVIFFSLAILIVFTLLSQESLRYPVQQSIPFLVLPLLLWLAFRFHLAVAMTGTIIIGLISVYMTTQDIGPFVMETSNNAMLILQIFLGVISVSTIILSATQRERTEAQNELRSLNSNLEGIVQTRTKELEKENSTRKKAEEELKSSNLELRKINAELDNFVYRVSHDLRAPIASMLGLLNLAKSDGDAELKTTYLNKIEQSAKLQDTFITEILDQSRNARLEVRKEAIDFEKIINESFEQLKYSNANNGVEKSLNIDLKDAFYSDPWRLKVIMNNVISNSIRYRNGKSPKIDIDISTKNKKAVINIKDNGRGIEKEHIDKVFDMFYRATDDNAGSGLGLYIVKETVSKLNGDVKIESKPKEGTTVSFIIPNMKN from the coding sequence ATGCAGCTAAAAGCTATAGTTAAATATAAACAAGATTTAATAATACTATTCGTAGCCATGGGGTATTTCTTTTTTGCCCGCCTAGGCTACTTTCTAGTATTTGAGGATATCTATATTTTACCTACCTGGCCTCCATCAGGCTTAGCTTTAGCTTTTCTAATTTTATTAGGCAGAAAAGCGTGGCCTGGTATCACCATAGGAGCGCTTTTAGCCAATATTTTAGCTTATTGGAATACCGGAGACTTATCTTCTGATTCAGTAATTTTACTCTCTTCTGTTATTGCAGCGGGTCATACCCTAGAAGCTCTTTTAGGAAATTTTCTCATAGAGAAATGGATCCAAAAAGATCAGCTTTTCAGTAAATCTATTCATGTATTTAGATTTTTAGGGGTAGGGTTTATTATTGCTTTGGTCAGCGCTATTATTGGTACTGGAGCACTTTATTACCAAGGATTAGTATCTACTGATGAATTCTTGACTCGTTTCGTTACCTGGTGGGTCGGGAACCTTGTGGGGATACTGCTTTTCACTCCATTCATTTTGTCATTTAAAGAACCTATTAGCAGAGATTTTAAAAGAGGTCATTTATTAGAAGTCATATTTTTTAGTCTTGCCATATTGATTGTTTTCACGCTCCTAAGTCAAGAAAGCCTTCGATATCCGGTTCAACAGTCCATTCCTTTTTTGGTTTTGCCCTTATTGCTGTGGTTGGCTTTCCGTTTTCATTTAGCAGTGGCCATGACAGGGACAATCATTATCGGATTAATTTCAGTTTACATGACTACTCAGGATATCGGCCCATTTGTGATGGAGACATCTAATAATGCCATGTTGATATTGCAGATCTTTTTGGGAGTAATCAGTGTCTCCACCATTATATTGTCTGCCACTCAGCGGGAAAGAACAGAAGCTCAGAATGAGTTGAGAAGTCTGAATTCTAATCTAGAGGGAATAGTCCAAACCAGAACTAAAGAGCTAGAGAAAGAGAACTCAACCCGAAAGAAGGCAGAAGAGGAATTGAAAAGTTCTAATTTGGAGCTGAGAAAAATCAATGCCGAATTAGATAATTTCGTGTACAGGGTTTCTCATGATTTAAGAGCGCCCATTGCCAGCATGTTGGGCTTATTGAATTTGGCTAAGTCAGATGGCGATGCTGAATTAAAAACAACTTATTTGAATAAAATAGAGCAAAGTGCTAAGCTTCAGGATACTTTTATTACTGAAATCCTGGATCAATCAAGAAACGCCAGATTGGAAGTGAGGAAGGAAGCAATTGATTTTGAAAAGATTATTAATGAATCCTTCGAGCAATTGAAATATTCCAATGCTAATAATGGAGTTGAAAAAAGTCTGAATATTGATTTAAAAGATGCTTTTTATTCAGATCCTTGGAGATTGAAAGTGATTATGAACAATGTGATATCAAATTCCATTCGTTACAGAAACGGGAAGTCTCCTAAGATTGATATCGATATCTCTACTAAAAATAAAAAGGCTGTAATCAATATAAAGGATAATGGACGAGGAATTGAAAAAGAGCATATTGATAAGGTTTTTGATATGTTTTACCGAGCAACAGACGATAATGCCGGTTCTGGGCTAGGGCTTTATATTGTAAAAGAAACTGTAAGTAAGCTCAATGGTGATGTGAAGATTGAATCAAAACCTAAGGAAGGAACCACAGTCAGTTTTATTATCCCTAATATGAAAAATTAG